In Microbacterium cremeum, a genomic segment contains:
- a CDS encoding enolase C-terminal domain-like protein has protein sequence MTRIVAFETTDIRFPTSLSLDGSDAMNPDPDYSAAYLRIVTDAEDDLSGHSLVFTIGRGNDVQVAALGVLAARLVGRELEPLLDDMGAANRALIGDSQLRWLGPEKGVMHMAIGAVVNALWDLKAKQAGLPLWQLLARMSPEDLIGLVDFRYLTNSLTPEEALEILRTAEPGRADRERELLATGYPAYTTSPGWLGYSDDKLASLCREAIADGFGQIKLKVGADLEDDIRRLRIAREVCGPDFPIAIDANQRWEVAEAIAWVNALAPFQPAWIEEPTSPDDVLGHAEIARGVAPIRVATGEHAQNRVIFKQLLQARAIDVMQIDAVRVAGVNENIANLLLAAKYGIPVCPHAGGVGLCEAVQHLSMFDFVAVSGTREGRMIEYVDHLHEHFVVPTEVREGVYVAPLAPGAGMEMKAESRIAHEWEAARVAG, from the coding sequence GTGACCCGCATCGTCGCGTTCGAGACGACAGACATCCGCTTCCCGACATCGCTGAGCCTCGACGGTTCCGACGCGATGAATCCCGATCCCGACTACTCCGCCGCCTATCTGCGAATCGTGACGGATGCCGAGGACGACCTGTCCGGTCACTCCCTCGTATTCACGATCGGCCGTGGCAACGACGTGCAGGTGGCAGCGCTGGGGGTGCTCGCCGCACGTCTGGTCGGGCGGGAGCTCGAGCCTCTCCTCGACGACATGGGTGCCGCCAACCGTGCGCTCATCGGCGACTCGCAGTTGCGGTGGCTCGGCCCGGAGAAGGGGGTCATGCACATGGCGATCGGGGCGGTGGTCAACGCCCTGTGGGACCTCAAGGCGAAGCAGGCGGGGCTCCCGCTGTGGCAGTTGCTCGCTCGCATGAGCCCGGAGGACCTGATCGGCCTCGTCGACTTCCGGTACCTGACGAACTCCCTCACACCCGAGGAGGCGCTCGAGATCCTCCGGACTGCCGAGCCCGGCCGGGCCGACCGGGAGCGGGAGCTTCTCGCGACGGGGTACCCGGCATACACGACGAGTCCCGGGTGGCTCGGCTACTCGGACGACAAGCTCGCGAGCCTGTGCCGCGAGGCCATCGCCGACGGGTTCGGGCAGATCAAGCTCAAGGTGGGCGCCGACCTCGAGGACGACATCCGCCGCTTGCGCATCGCCCGCGAGGTGTGCGGCCCGGACTTCCCGATCGCGATCGATGCGAACCAGCGCTGGGAGGTCGCGGAGGCGATCGCGTGGGTCAATGCGCTCGCCCCGTTCCAGCCGGCGTGGATCGAGGAGCCGACCAGCCCCGACGACGTCCTCGGCCATGCCGAGATCGCGCGCGGCGTCGCGCCGATCCGCGTGGCCACCGGCGAACACGCGCAGAACCGGGTGATCTTCAAGCAGCTGCTGCAGGCCCGAGCCATCGATGTCATGCAGATCGACGCCGTGCGGGTCGCGGGAGTCAACGAGAACATCGCGAACCTGCTGCTCGCGGCGAAGTACGGCATCCCGGTCTGTCCGCATGCGGGCGGCGTCGGACTGTGCGAGGCCGTGCAGCACCTCTCGATGTTCGACTTCGTGGCGGTCAGCGGTACTCGCGAGGGCCGGATGATCGAGTACGTCGACCACTTGCACGAGCACTTCGTCGTCCCCACCGAGGTGCGAGAGGGCGTCTACGTCGCTCCGCTCGCCCCGGGCGCCGGCATGGAGATGAAGGCGGAGAGCCGAATCGCACACGAGTGGGAGGCCGCCCGCGTCGCCGGCTGA
- a CDS encoding D-alanyl-D-alanine carboxypeptidase family protein, with the protein MPQDDAPAPTRRQRRVQSGAVPVQHDDASESGILTLDGGAGDAGRASATTGPGDVVSAPPTVAAAPLALTATPAAPAIGAANPGATTTGAVTTGAVTTGTPSPAAPAPAALAWVDERAIGRTAAPGDLNAAASSYVTVDVDLLADAPRRSPLRAGVVVPTLVIAGLVAAYSGTTLLWPLHAVAPTVTAIEVQPAAASAAAPVWPAQGSAAVGVRGMGAALASSPDPSEIASITKVVTALVVLDEMPLAVGEQGPEYHFTSGDSWRYWQYRRNGESALDVPAGGSLTQYQMLEGMLIGSANNYADRLAQTLWPSDAVFASAAGDWLASRGVEGVTIVEPTGMDSDNAATPAGLITLAQKALENPVIAEIVAKPAVDLPGAGHVENTNGLLADAGVVGIKTGTLDSWNLLSAKDVVIGDTTVRLYASVLGQPDDAARLEASRALYAGLEQELQLKPSVAAGTVTGRVDTLWGDPVDIVTSGDASVVLWNGGAGTVQTSHALGDGREAGDRVGTLAVTGPLNSTTVELELAGDIEEPSPWWRLTHPLDLFGLNG; encoded by the coding sequence GTGCCCCAGGACGATGCCCCCGCGCCGACGCGCCGTCAGCGTCGCGTGCAGTCGGGCGCGGTTCCGGTGCAGCACGACGACGCGTCCGAGAGCGGCATCCTCACCCTCGACGGCGGGGCGGGGGATGCCGGGCGCGCGAGCGCGACCACCGGCCCGGGTGACGTCGTCTCGGCGCCGCCGACCGTCGCCGCGGCCCCACTTGCCCTCACGGCGACCCCCGCGGCGCCGGCCATCGGCGCGGCGAACCCCGGCGCAACGACCACCGGCGCAGTGACCACCGGCGCAGTGACCACCGGCACGCCGAGCCCGGCCGCACCCGCGCCCGCCGCGCTGGCGTGGGTGGACGAGCGCGCGATCGGGCGTACCGCGGCACCGGGCGACCTCAACGCCGCGGCATCGTCGTACGTCACAGTCGACGTCGACCTGCTCGCCGATGCCCCGCGCCGCTCGCCGCTGCGGGCGGGCGTCGTCGTGCCCACGCTCGTGATCGCCGGCCTCGTCGCCGCCTACTCGGGCACGACCCTGCTGTGGCCGCTGCACGCGGTGGCCCCCACCGTGACGGCGATCGAAGTGCAGCCGGCCGCGGCCTCGGCCGCCGCACCCGTGTGGCCCGCCCAGGGCAGCGCGGCGGTGGGCGTCCGGGGCATGGGCGCGGCGCTGGCGTCCTCGCCCGATCCGAGTGAGATCGCCAGCATCACGAAGGTCGTGACCGCCCTCGTCGTGCTCGACGAGATGCCGCTCGCAGTCGGTGAGCAGGGGCCGGAGTACCACTTCACATCGGGCGACAGCTGGCGGTACTGGCAATATCGCCGCAACGGCGAGTCGGCGCTGGACGTGCCGGCCGGCGGATCGCTCACGCAGTACCAGATGCTCGAGGGCATGCTCATCGGATCGGCGAACAACTACGCCGACCGGCTGGCGCAGACGCTGTGGCCGTCCGATGCCGTGTTCGCGTCCGCCGCGGGCGACTGGCTCGCCTCGCGCGGGGTGGAGGGCGTGACGATCGTCGAGCCCACCGGGATGGACTCCGACAACGCGGCAACGCCCGCCGGGCTCATCACCCTCGCGCAGAAGGCGCTCGAGAACCCGGTGATCGCCGAGATCGTGGCCAAGCCCGCCGTCGACCTCCCCGGCGCCGGTCATGTCGAGAACACCAACGGCCTGCTCGCCGACGCCGGCGTCGTCGGCATCAAGACCGGCACGCTCGACTCGTGGAACCTGCTCTCGGCCAAGGACGTCGTGATCGGCGACACCACGGTGCGCCTGTACGCGTCCGTGCTCGGTCAGCCCGACGACGCCGCGCGCCTCGAGGCGTCCCGCGCCCTCTACGCGGGGCTCGAGCAGGAGCTGCAGCTGAAGCCCTCGGTGGCGGCGGGCACGGTCACGGGCCGGGTGGACACGCTGTGGGGCGACCCGGTCGACATCGTCACGTCGGGTGACGCATCGGTGGTGCTCTGGAACGGCGGGGCCGGCACCGTGCAGACCTCGCACGCGCTCGGCGACGGCCGTGAGGCCGGAGACCGCGTGGGCACGCTCGCGGTCACGGGCCCGCTGAACTCGACGACGGTCGAGCTGGAGCTCGCGGGAGACATCGAAGAGCCGTCGCCGTGGTGGCGCCTGACCCACCCCCTCGACCTCTTCGGCCTGAACGGCTGA
- a CDS encoding ECF transporter S component — MHASTSAATSQKSGEQRPRRSLRWRVVDIVVASVVGVASGLIFLLWNIGYLGPKTLLEPLTPGLQGLLDGPWLFAGVLGALIIRKPGAALYTETLAAVVSALVGNTWGGFLTIEAGLVQGLGAELIFLLFFYRRWSLPVAILAGAGAALAGGINNLILWFAGADALFTTVYLISTVLSGAVIAGAGSWLLARGLAATGALDRFASGREARARV; from the coding sequence ATGCACGCGTCCACGTCCGCAGCCACGTCGCAGAAGTCCGGGGAGCAGCGTCCTCGGCGCAGCCTCCGCTGGCGCGTCGTCGACATCGTCGTCGCCAGTGTCGTCGGTGTGGCGTCGGGTCTCATCTTCCTGCTGTGGAACATCGGCTACCTCGGGCCGAAGACGCTCCTCGAGCCGCTCACACCGGGCCTGCAGGGCCTCCTCGACGGGCCGTGGCTGTTCGCCGGAGTGCTCGGGGCGCTGATCATCCGCAAGCCGGGTGCCGCCCTCTACACCGAGACCCTCGCCGCCGTCGTGTCGGCGCTCGTCGGCAACACGTGGGGCGGGTTCCTGACGATCGAGGCCGGCCTGGTGCAGGGCCTCGGCGCCGAGCTGATCTTCCTGCTGTTCTTCTACCGCCGCTGGAGCCTGCCGGTCGCGATCCTCGCCGGTGCCGGGGCGGCGCTGGCGGGCGGCATCAACAACCTGATCCTGTGGTTCGCCGGCGCCGACGCGCTGTTCACGACGGTGTACCTGATCAGCACCGTGCTCTCGGGGGCGGTCATCGCCGGCGCGGGGTCGTGGCTCCTCGCGCGCGGCCTCGCCGCGACCGGTGCGCTCGACCGCTTCGCGTCGGGCCGCGAGGCCCGAGCCCGCGTCTAG
- a CDS encoding ABC transporter ATP-binding protein, whose translation MTDASFRIDPGERVLLLGASGSGKSTLLHGLAGVLGGDEEGESEGVLLLDGVPAAQVRGRAALVLQDPDSQVILARVGDDVAFGCENLGVPREEIWPRVGEALDAVGLDVPLDRPTKALSGGQKQRLALAGAHAMRPGLLLLDEPTANLDPRGVAEVRDAVAAMLAATGATLVVVEHRVDVWLPLVSRVIVLGDDGVIADGSPDAVLRDRGAELAAAGVWVPGIPPQHPAPPRSSGGDPLLSARDLAVERVKGHPVARGIEVDVRAGTALAITGPNGAGKSTLGLTLAGLLAPAAGRVEASVALASGAGATPIRWSSRQLLTRIGTVFQDPEHQLLARTVREELEVGPRALGLAEPDITRRVDELLERLRLDRLAAANPYTLSGGEKRRLTVAAALATAPRVLVLDEPTFGQDARTWAELVALLARLRDGDIGRDDGSAIVAITHDLDVVTALHAQRFELEGAPPA comes from the coding sequence GTGACGGATGCCTCGTTCCGCATCGATCCGGGCGAGCGCGTGCTGCTGCTCGGCGCCTCCGGCTCGGGCAAGTCGACACTGCTGCACGGGCTGGCGGGGGTGCTCGGCGGCGACGAAGAAGGGGAGTCCGAGGGAGTCCTCCTCCTCGACGGGGTGCCCGCGGCGCAGGTACGCGGCCGGGCGGCGCTCGTGCTGCAGGACCCGGACTCGCAGGTCATCCTCGCGCGCGTCGGCGACGACGTCGCGTTCGGGTGCGAGAACCTCGGCGTCCCGCGCGAAGAGATCTGGCCGCGGGTCGGCGAGGCGCTCGACGCCGTCGGCCTCGACGTGCCGCTCGACCGCCCCACCAAGGCGCTGTCGGGCGGCCAGAAGCAGCGACTCGCGCTCGCGGGCGCCCACGCGATGCGGCCGGGGCTGCTCCTCCTCGACGAGCCGACGGCGAACCTCGATCCGCGCGGCGTCGCCGAGGTGCGGGACGCGGTCGCCGCCATGCTGGCCGCGACGGGGGCGACCCTCGTGGTGGTCGAGCACCGCGTCGACGTGTGGCTGCCGCTGGTGTCGCGGGTCATCGTGCTCGGCGACGACGGCGTGATCGCCGACGGCTCCCCCGACGCGGTGCTCCGCGATCGGGGTGCCGAGCTCGCGGCGGCGGGCGTGTGGGTGCCCGGCATCCCGCCACAGCATCCGGCGCCGCCGCGTTCCAGCGGCGGCGACCCGCTGCTGAGCGCGCGCGACCTCGCGGTGGAGCGCGTGAAGGGGCATCCCGTCGCGCGGGGCATCGAGGTCGATGTGCGTGCCGGCACGGCGCTCGCGATCACCGGACCGAACGGCGCCGGCAAGTCGACCCTCGGCCTGACCCTCGCGGGCCTGCTGGCTCCCGCCGCGGGACGGGTCGAGGCATCCGTCGCCCTCGCATCGGGCGCAGGAGCGACGCCGATCCGCTGGTCGTCGCGGCAGCTGCTCACCCGCATCGGCACGGTCTTCCAGGACCCCGAGCATCAGCTCCTCGCGCGGACGGTCCGCGAAGAGCTCGAGGTCGGCCCGCGTGCGCTCGGGCTGGCCGAGCCCGACATCACGAGAAGGGTGGACGAGCTGCTCGAGCGGCTGCGGCTCGACCGGCTCGCCGCCGCCAACCCCTACACGCTGTCGGGCGGCGAGAAGCGGCGCCTCACGGTCGCCGCCGCCCTCGCCACCGCGCCGCGCGTGCTGGTGCTCGACGAGCCCACGTTCGGGCAGGACGCCCGCACCTGGGCCGAGCTCGTCGCGCTGCTGGCGCGGCTGCGCGACGGCGACATCGGCAGGGACGACGGGTCGGCGATCGTCGCCATCACCCACGACCTCGACGTCGTGACCGCGCTGCACGCGCAGCGGTTCGAGCTGGAGGGGGCGCCGCCGGCATGA
- a CDS encoding energy-coupling factor transporter transmembrane component T family protein — protein MTLLDARARTGAVARINPVAKLGASALIAIPLVLTLDWLSAAVALALELVLIPFAGLGWREFWVRTWPVWLAAPLTGLTIALYGEASGTVYVDWFVVHVSDGSLQLALATMLRVLAIALPSVVLFVTVDPTDLADGLAQVVHLPARFVLGALAGLRMVGLFLDDWRALELARRARGVADRGRLRRFLGMAFALLVLSIRRGAKLATAMEARGFGAPVRRTWARESRFGGREWTLMAIGLAIALTAVAASVVFGTWNFILGPSS, from the coding sequence ATGACCCTGCTCGACGCGCGAGCGCGCACCGGCGCGGTCGCCCGCATCAACCCCGTCGCGAAGCTCGGCGCGAGCGCGCTCATCGCGATCCCGCTCGTGCTGACGCTGGACTGGCTCTCGGCGGCGGTCGCGCTCGCCCTCGAGCTCGTGCTCATCCCCTTCGCCGGGCTCGGCTGGCGCGAGTTCTGGGTGCGCACGTGGCCGGTGTGGCTGGCGGCGCCCCTCACCGGGCTCACGATCGCGCTGTACGGCGAGGCATCCGGGACCGTCTACGTCGACTGGTTCGTCGTGCACGTCAGTGACGGCTCGCTGCAGCTCGCCCTGGCCACGATGCTCCGCGTGCTCGCGATCGCCCTGCCGTCGGTCGTGCTCTTCGTCACGGTCGACCCCACCGACCTCGCCGACGGGCTCGCGCAGGTCGTGCACCTGCCCGCGCGGTTCGTGCTCGGCGCGCTCGCGGGACTGCGGATGGTGGGGCTCTTCCTCGACGACTGGCGTGCGCTCGAGCTCGCACGCCGTGCGCGCGGCGTCGCCGACCGGGGCCGTCTGCGTCGGTTCCTCGGGATGGCGTTCGCGCTGCTGGTGCTCTCGATCCGCCGCGGCGCGAAGCTCGCGACGGCGATGGAGGCGCGCGGCTTCGGCGCGCCGGTGCGCCGCACGTGGGCGCGCGAATCGCGGTTCGGCGGGCGCGAGTGGACCCTTATGGCGATCGGACTCGCGATCGCACTCACGGCGGTCGCGGCATCCGTCGTCTTCGGCACGTGGAACTTCATCCTCGGGCCGAGCTCGTGA
- a CDS encoding SRPBCC family protein gives MTTITGTVTKIDGHPNLVILRRFRASADEVWRELTESDRLVRWIGRWEGDPKTGRVTFYMTAEGQDAEPEEYTILECDRPRRFAGDTSQGAGSWHLWFELAEDSPGDTVLTFGQRLNPGEDVGSIGPGWEYYLDRLVAAQAGLDADDVQWDDYFPALQAPYEQLVAAD, from the coding sequence ATGACCACCATCACCGGCACCGTCACGAAGATCGACGGTCACCCGAACCTCGTGATCCTGCGGCGATTCCGCGCCTCCGCCGACGAGGTGTGGCGCGAGCTGACCGAGTCCGACCGCCTCGTCCGGTGGATCGGCCGCTGGGAGGGCGACCCGAAGACCGGGCGCGTCACGTTCTACATGACGGCGGAGGGGCAGGATGCCGAGCCCGAGGAGTACACGATCCTCGAGTGCGACCGCCCCCGCAGGTTCGCGGGCGACACGTCGCAGGGCGCGGGCTCGTGGCACCTGTGGTTCGAGCTGGCCGAGGACTCTCCGGGCGACACCGTCCTCACCTTCGGGCAGCGGCTGAACCCGGGCGAGGACGTCGGCTCGATCGGCCCCGGCTGGGAGTACTACCTCGACCGCCTCGTCGCGGCGCAGGCCGGCCTCGACGCCGACGACGTGCAGTGGGACGACTACTTCCCCGCGCTGCAGGCACCGTACGAGCAGCTGGTGGCGGCCGACTGA
- a CDS encoding aminoglycoside 3'-phosphotransferase, with amino-acid sequence MSIPLEAVEIPRQVVQLAAGATLEPVWRNDYGGVTFRTDDGRYIKHGPHNAETSFEGEVARLAWAAPYARVPTVIEVGGDATHEWIVTAALAGRSAVDPRWIAEPATAVRAVGGGLRALHDALPVADCPFEWSVPSRLANASARGILVPDALREPPPIDRLVVCHADACCPNTLIGEDGHWSGHVDLGGLGTGDRWADIAVASMSTTWNYGEGWEDALIEAYGVDPDRERLSYYRDLWNAT; translated from the coding sequence GTGTCGATTCCCCTCGAAGCGGTCGAGATCCCCCGGCAGGTGGTGCAGCTCGCGGCGGGAGCGACGCTCGAGCCGGTGTGGCGCAACGACTACGGCGGCGTGACGTTCCGCACCGACGACGGCCGGTACATCAAGCACGGTCCGCACAACGCCGAGACGTCGTTCGAGGGCGAGGTGGCGCGGCTGGCCTGGGCCGCGCCGTATGCCCGGGTGCCGACGGTGATCGAGGTGGGCGGCGACGCGACGCACGAGTGGATCGTCACCGCCGCGCTCGCCGGGCGGTCGGCCGTCGACCCGCGCTGGATCGCCGAGCCCGCCACGGCCGTCCGTGCGGTCGGCGGGGGACTGCGAGCCCTGCACGACGCGCTGCCCGTCGCCGACTGCCCGTTCGAGTGGAGCGTGCCCTCGCGCCTGGCGAATGCGTCGGCCCGCGGCATCCTGGTTCCCGACGCGCTGCGCGAGCCGCCGCCCATCGACCGGCTCGTCGTGTGCCACGCCGACGCGTGCTGTCCCAACACCCTGATCGGCGAGGACGGCCACTGGAGCGGCCACGTCGACCTCGGCGGGCTCGGCACCGGCGATCGCTGGGCCGACATCGCCGTGGCGTCGATGTCGACGACGTGGAACTATGGCGAGGGATGGGAGGACGCCCTCATCGAGGCGTACGGGGTCGATCCCGATCGCGAGCGCCTGTCGTACTACCGAGACCTCTGGAACGCGACATGA
- a CDS encoding DUF488 domain-containing protein, which yields MELRLKRVYDDPDPGDGVRVLVDRLWPRGLTKERAALDLWAKEVAPSTGLRKAFHHGDMPWDEFAEAYRAELDGPAHAELEALRGELARHPVATLLYGAHDGLQNHAVVLRDALGG from the coding sequence ATGGAGCTGCGATTGAAGCGCGTGTACGACGACCCCGACCCCGGCGACGGGGTCCGGGTGCTCGTGGATCGGCTGTGGCCGCGCGGGCTCACGAAGGAGCGTGCGGCGCTCGACCTGTGGGCGAAAGAGGTCGCACCCTCGACCGGCTTGCGCAAGGCCTTCCACCACGGCGACATGCCGTGGGACGAGTTCGCCGAGGCCTACCGCGCCGAGCTCGACGGCCCTGCCCACGCGGAGCTCGAGGCGCTGCGCGGTGAACTGGCGCGGCATCCGGTCGCCACGCTCCTGTACGGCGCGCACGACGGGCTTCAGAACCACGCGGTCGTGCTGCGCGACGCCCTCGGCGGCTGA
- a CDS encoding SDR family NAD(P)-dependent oxidoreductase, with the protein MDLTGAAALVTGGASGLGLATARRLAAAGAAVTIVDLPGSAGAEVAAELGGTFAAADVTSAEQVADAVAAAAASGPLRVVVNCAGIAPPAKVLDREGVPTPLADFERIIRINLVGTYNVIAQASAVMARTDADSEGDRGVIVSTASVAAFDGQIGQPAYSASKGGVHAMTLPIARELARYGIRVCTIAPGIMETPMLKGLPQAAQDSLGQQVPHPQRLGRPDEYAALVMSIVDNGYLNGETIRLDGAIRMAPK; encoded by the coding sequence ATGGATCTCACGGGAGCTGCCGCCCTCGTCACCGGCGGCGCGAGCGGACTCGGCCTCGCCACCGCCCGGCGCCTGGCCGCCGCGGGGGCCGCCGTCACGATCGTCGACCTGCCCGGCTCGGCAGGCGCGGAGGTCGCCGCCGAGCTCGGCGGCACGTTCGCCGCGGCCGACGTCACGTCGGCCGAGCAGGTGGCCGACGCCGTCGCGGCGGCCGCGGCATCCGGTCCTCTTCGTGTCGTGGTGAACTGCGCGGGCATCGCGCCGCCGGCCAAGGTGCTCGATCGCGAGGGCGTGCCGACGCCGCTCGCCGACTTCGAGCGGATCATCCGCATCAACCTCGTCGGCACCTACAACGTCATCGCGCAGGCATCCGCGGTCATGGCGCGCACCGACGCCGACTCCGAGGGCGACCGCGGTGTCATCGTCAGCACGGCGAGCGTCGCGGCGTTCGACGGGCAGATCGGCCAGCCCGCGTACTCGGCGTCGAAGGGCGGCGTGCACGCCATGACGCTGCCGATCGCGCGGGAGCTGGCGCGCTACGGCATCCGCGTGTGCACGATCGCCCCGGGCATCATGGAGACCCCCATGCTCAAGGGGCTGCCGCAGGCCGCGCAAGACTCGCTCGGGCAGCAGGTGCCGCACCCGCAGCGCCTCGGCCGGCCCGACGAGTACGCCGCCCTCGTCATGTCGATCGTCGACAACGGCTATCTCAACGGCGAGACCATCCGCCTGGACGGCGCCATCCGCATGGCGCCGAAGTAA
- a CDS encoding enoyl-CoA hydratase/isomerase family protein → MTDSILVTRDGALARVTFNRPASLNAMGFEMGRRWRDVAHEVTSDDSVGAVILDASGPAFCAGGDVVEMAASGASGADVTAAAQTIHDGIRTFVESDKPIVAAVQGAVAGGGLGLMLTADYIVASEQAKFVSKYANIALTPDLGVPTLLPAAIGQRRALQLLLQDLTIDAATALDWGLVTEVVPAAVVASRADEVARFWLDNATAAFGQAKRLVRTGAGRSFAENLDDEAASIGARFETAESRARVAAFAQGRRRVE, encoded by the coding sequence ATGACCGACTCGATCCTCGTCACCCGCGACGGCGCACTCGCGCGCGTGACCTTCAACCGTCCCGCGTCGCTGAACGCGATGGGCTTCGAGATGGGACGGCGCTGGCGCGACGTCGCGCACGAGGTCACCTCGGACGACTCCGTCGGAGCCGTGATCCTGGATGCCTCGGGCCCGGCGTTCTGCGCCGGGGGCGACGTGGTCGAGATGGCGGCCTCCGGCGCGTCCGGTGCCGACGTCACCGCGGCGGCGCAGACGATCCACGACGGCATCCGCACGTTCGTCGAGTCCGACAAGCCCATCGTCGCGGCGGTGCAGGGTGCGGTCGCCGGCGGCGGGCTCGGCCTGATGCTCACCGCCGACTACATCGTCGCGTCGGAGCAGGCGAAGTTCGTGAGCAAGTACGCGAACATCGCCCTCACCCCCGACCTCGGCGTCCCGACGCTGCTGCCCGCGGCGATCGGGCAGCGCCGCGCGCTGCAGCTGCTGCTGCAGGATCTCACGATCGACGCCGCGACCGCCCTCGACTGGGGCCTGGTGACCGAGGTGGTGCCCGCCGCCGTCGTCGCGTCGCGTGCCGACGAGGTGGCCCGGTTCTGGCTCGACAACGCCACCGCCGCGTTCGGACAGGCCAAGCGCCTCGTCCGCACCGGTGCCGGGCGGTCGTTCGCCGAGAACCTCGACGACGAGGCCGCCTCGATCGGCGCCCGGTTCGAGACCGCGGAATCCCGCGCCCGCGTCGCGGCGTTCGCGCAGGGCCGCCGCCGGGTCGAGTAG
- a CDS encoding SDR family oxidoreductase: protein MSDKSLAGKTILMSGGSRGIGLAIALRAARDGANVALLAKTDTPHPKLEGTVHSAAEQIRAAGGQALPIVGDVRNDDDVTEAVLKTQGEFGGIDIVVNNASVIDLSRSLDLEAKKYDLMQDVNVRGTFMLSRAAVPILKDAANPHILSLSPPLNLSPKWLGAHTGYTLAKYGMTMATLGLAAEFAQDGIAANTLWPRTTIATAAVQFALGGDRMMKVSRTPEIYADAAYEIVTKPAREHTGQTLIVEDVLTDAGITDFSGYAAVPGTPDSALFPDIFLG from the coding sequence ATGAGCGACAAGTCCCTCGCCGGCAAGACGATCCTGATGTCGGGCGGCAGCCGCGGCATCGGCCTCGCGATCGCGCTGCGCGCGGCCCGCGACGGCGCCAACGTCGCGCTGCTGGCCAAGACCGACACCCCGCACCCGAAGCTCGAGGGCACGGTGCACTCCGCGGCAGAGCAGATCCGCGCGGCGGGCGGCCAGGCCCTGCCGATCGTCGGCGACGTGCGCAACGACGACGACGTGACCGAGGCCGTGCTCAAGACCCAGGGCGAGTTCGGCGGCATCGACATCGTCGTCAACAACGCCTCGGTCATCGACCTGTCGCGTTCGCTCGACCTCGAGGCGAAGAAGTACGACCTCATGCAAGACGTCAACGTGCGCGGCACCTTCATGCTGTCGCGGGCGGCGGTCCCGATCCTGAAGGATGCCGCGAACCCGCACATCCTCTCGCTCTCGCCGCCCCTCAACCTGTCGCCGAAGTGGCTCGGCGCGCACACCGGGTACACGCTGGCCAAGTACGGCATGACGATGGCGACGCTGGGCCTCGCCGCGGAGTTCGCCCAGGACGGCATCGCAGCCAACACGCTGTGGCCGCGCACGACGATCGCGACGGCCGCGGTGCAGTTCGCCCTCGGCGGCGACCGCATGATGAAGGTCAGCCGTACGCCCGAGATCTACGCCGACGCCGCGTACGAGATCGTCACCAAGCCCGCGCGCGAGCACACCGGGCAGACGCTCATCGTCGAGGACGTGCTGACGGATGCCGGCATCACCGACTTCTCCGGCTACGCCGCGGTGCCGGGAACCCCTGATTCGGCGCTGTTCCCCGACATCTTCTTGGGTTGA
- a CDS encoding VOC family protein produces MAVRSLFPILLSRDLPGLVRFYRAALGAEVGYHFGDGEDDDYVSLQIGEVSLGIGRDPGALPPSVGDRIALWIYVDDVDEAFAAWTEAGGRIEQAPADMPWGERIAQVRDPDGNLVNLGAEAAAL; encoded by the coding sequence GTGGCGGTACGGAGCCTGTTCCCGATCCTGCTCTCGCGCGACCTTCCGGGGCTCGTGCGGTTCTACCGGGCCGCGCTCGGCGCGGAGGTGGGCTACCACTTCGGCGACGGCGAGGACGACGACTACGTGTCGCTGCAGATCGGCGAGGTGTCTCTCGGCATCGGCCGTGATCCCGGCGCCCTGCCGCCGTCGGTGGGCGATCGCATCGCGCTGTGGATCTACGTCGACGACGTCGACGAGGCGTTCGCCGCGTGGACCGAGGCGGGAGGCCGCATCGAGCAGGCGCCGGCCGACATGCCGTGGGGGGAGCGCATCGCTCAGGTGCGCGACCCCGACGGCAACCTCGTGAACCTCGGCGCCGAGGCGGCCGCGTTGTAG